A window of the Vigna angularis cultivar LongXiaoDou No.4 chromosome 3, ASM1680809v1, whole genome shotgun sequence genome harbors these coding sequences:
- the LOC108324335 gene encoding probable protein phosphatase 2C 34, protein MGHFSSAFNRLAKSFATKRSGSSDGCNGREAAEAMAKEAKKNHFMLHSSGTINVDGSDNFASLFSKKGKKGVNQDCCVVWEEFGCQEDMIFCGIFDGHGPWGHFVAKRVRESMPPCLLCNWQETLSQTSLDPDVDVDITAEKKQHRFNIWKHSYLKTCAAIDRELKQNRKIDSFFSGTTALSIVRQGELIVIANVGDSRAVLATASDDGSLVAVQLTVDFKPSLPQEAERIVECKGRVFCLEDEPGVYRVWLPEEESPGLAMSRAFGDYCVKEYGLISVPEVTHRNITSKDQFVVLATDGVWDVISNQEAVDIVRSTADRTESAKHLVECAMRAWKRKRRGIAMDDISAICLFFHSSPSLHQVHATLE, encoded by the exons ATGGGGCATTTTTCATCTGCGTTCAATAGGTTGGCAAAGTCCTTTGCAACCAAGAGAAGTGGGAGTTCTGATGGATGCAACGGAAGAGAAGCTGCGGAAGCAATGGCAAAGGAAGCCAAAAAAAATCACTTCATGTTGCATAGCTCCGGCACCATTAATGTTGACGGTTCAGACAACTTTGCCTCACTTTTCTccaaaaaaggaaagaaaggagTCAATCAGGATTGCTGCGTAGTATGGGAA GAATTTGGGTGCCAAGAGGACATGATTTTCTGCGGGATTTTTGACGGGCACGGGCCATGGGGTCACTTTGTGGCCAAGAGAGTAAGAGAGTCAATGCCACCATGTTTGCTATGCAACTGGCAGGAGACACTTTCCCAAACTTCACTTGATCCagatgttgatgttgatattACGGCAGAGAAAAAGCAACACCGGTTCAATATATGGAAGCACTCTTACTTGAAGACCTGTGCTGCCATTGATCGAGAACTAAAGCAGAATCGCAAGATAGATTCATTTTTCAGCGGAACAACTGCCCTGTCCATTGTTAGACAG GGTGAATTAATTGTAATTGCAAACGTTGGTGACTCTCGCGCCGTGTTAGCCACAGCATCAGATGATGGAAGTTTGGTAGCAGTTCAGTTGACAGTAGATTTCAAGCCCAGTTTACCTC AGGAAGCGGAGAGAATAGTGGAGTGCAAAGGACGAGTTTTCTGCTTGGAAGACGAGCCTGGGGTGTACAGGGTGTGGTTACCGGAGGAGGAGTCACCAGGACTTGCCATGTCAAGGGCTTTTGGTGACTACTGCGTCAAAGAGTATGGTCTTATTTCAGTGCCTGAAGTAACACACAGGAACATAACCAGCAAAGACCAGTTTGTTGTACTAGCCACTGATGGG GTGTGGGATGTAATCTCCAATCAAGAAGCAGTGGATATTGTGCGTTCAACAGCAGACAGAACAGAGTCTGCGAAACATTTGGTGGAGTGTGCGATGCGTGCATGGAAACGCAAGAGGAGGGGCATTGCAATGGACGATATTTCAGCTATTTGTCTCTTCTTTCACTCTTCACCATCACTTCACCAAGTTCATGCCACCCTAGAATAG
- the LOC108325341 gene encoding 9-cis-epoxycarotenoid dioxygenase NCED2, chloroplastic, with protein MQFPHPSSLKFLLTFSLFDYFSLKHATISISIIVIVIVMMMITLNSSSCAKHPLSSYSSSLTDLGCTTRIQKKPIRKVVDCALQSPSVINFPKQPRDKSQITQEPTTPALTTDSPKRIQLNPFQKAAAMALDIFESALLARELRQPLSKTTDPRVQLAGNYAPVPEHPVQHSLPVIGTIPEEINGVYLRNGANPLFQPKSGHHLFDGDGMVHAVKINDGTASYACRFTQTQRLMQEHQLGKPVFPKAIGQLHGISGIARLLLFYARGLCGIVDHRRGAGAANAGLVFFNGKLLAMSEDDLPYELRVTASGDLQTVGRYSFHDQLDSSMIAHPKIDPISGELFSLSYDITSPCLRYFNFSPKEVKSPDVEIRLDIPTMTHDFAITENFAVIPDQQVVFKLSQMLNGGSPVMYDGKKTSRFGVLPKHATDESSILWVESPDTFCFHLVNAWEELDTEEVVIIGSCMTPPDSVFNDSEENLRTILTEIRLNLRTGSSRRRVLVPNMNLEIGMVNRKRLGRKTRFAYMAIAEPWPKVSGLAKVNLVSGEVMKHEYGERRFGGEPFFLPTGDGGNEDEGYVMAFVHDEMRWQSELQILNGVDLKLEATVILPTRVPYGFHGTFVEAKDLASQGTD; from the coding sequence ATGCAATTTCCCCACCCTTCTTCCCTAAAATTCCTTCTTACTTTCAGTctctttgattatttttcctTGAAACACGCCACAATCTCCATCAGCATCATCGTCATCGTCATCGTCATGATGATGATCACACTGAACTCTTCCTCTTGTGCCAAACATCCACTCTCCTCGTATTCATCCTCATTAACAGATTTGGGCTGCACCACAAGGATTCAGAAGAAGCCCATTAGAAAGGTGGTAGATTGTGCTCTACAATCTCCCTCAGTCATCAATTTCCCAAAACAACCCCGAGATAAATCTCAAATTACCCAAGAACCCACCACCCCTGCGTTGACGACAGACTCTCCCAAAAGGATTCAGTTGAACCCATTCCAAAAAGCCGCAGCAATGGCCCTAGACATATTCGAGAGCGCGTTGCTTGCACGCGAGCTTCGACAACCTCTCTCCAAAACCACGGACCCACGCGTCCAACTCGCCGGAAACTACGCCCCCGTCCCTGAACACCCAGTCCAACATTCCTTACCCGTAATCGGCACAATCCCCGAGGAAATTAATGGGGTCTATCTTCGTAACGGCGCCAACCCATTGTTCCAGCCCAAGTCCGGACACCACCTCTTCGACGGCGACGGCATGGTCCACGCCGTTAAAATCAATGACGGCACTGCAAGCTACGCATGCCGCTTCACCCAAACGCAGAGACTCATGCAAGAGCACCAACTGGGAAAACCAGTGTTCCCCAAAGCAATCGGCCAACTCCATGGCATTTCTGGCATCGCCAGGCTTCTTCTCTTCTACGCTCGAGGTCTTTGTGGCATCGTCGATCACCGCCGTGGCGCCGGCGCCGCTAACGCTGGCCTCGTTTTCTTCAACGGAAAACTCCTCGCCATGTCCGAAGACGATCTCCCCTACGAGCTTCGAGTTACCGCTTCCGGTGACCTCCAAACAGTCGGTCGTTACAGCTTCCACGATCAACTGGATTCCTCTATGATCGCGCACCCTAAGATTGATCCTATATCCGGAGAGCTTTTCTCTCTGAGCTACGACATTACCAGTCCCTGCCTCAGGTACTTTAATTTCTCGCCGAAGGAGGTGAAGTCACCAGACGTCGAAATCCGGCTCGACATTCCGACGATGACGCACGACTTTGCGATCACGGAGAATTTCGCGGTAATCCCCGACCAACAGGTGGTTTTCAAACTGAGCCAAATGTTAAATGGAGGTTCACCGGTGATGTACGACGGCAAGAAGACATCGCGGTTCGGCGTCCTCCCTAAGCACGCCACAGACGAGTCGAGCATCTTGTGGGTGGAGTCGCCGGACACGTTCTGCTTCCACCTCGTCAATGCGTGGGAGGAACTCGACACAGAGGAGGTGGTGATAATCGGGTCATGCATGACGCCTCCGGATTCCGTCTTCAATGATAGCGAGGAAAATCTGAGGACCATCTTAACAGAAATAAGACTGAATCTGAGAACAGGATCCTCGAGGCGCAGAGTTCTGGTTCCCAACATGAACCTGGAAATTGGGATGGTAAACCGGAAGCGACTGGGGAGGAAAACCCGGTTCGCGTACATGGCTATTGCCGAACCGTGGCCAAAGGTATCTGGTTTGGCGAAGGTGAACCTGGTGAGTGGGGAGGTGATGAAACACGAATACGGAGAGAGAAGGTTTGGTGGAGAGCCATTCTTTTTGCCCACAGGCGACGGAGGAAACGAAGATGAAGGGTACGTTATGGCTTTTGTGCATGATGAGATGAGATGGCAGTCTGAGTTGCAGATTTTGAATGGCGTGGACTTGAAGTTAGAGGCTACTGTGATTCTGCCAACCCGAGTGCCCTATGGGTTTCATGGGACCTTTGTGGAGGCTAAGGATCTGGCCTCACAGGGCACTGATTAA